The proteins below come from a single Vidua chalybeata isolate OUT-0048 chromosome 1, bVidCha1 merged haplotype, whole genome shotgun sequence genomic window:
- the LOC128789037 gene encoding endogenous retrovirus group 3 member 1 Env polyprotein-like, producing MKNKMRIQRSSPVQDKRNDEEVWNLKSEVIGEECLWRKGSSKFISYVGELSCKRYLVTNDTHQWWIPGAPHLYWSRKQKQGCSYIQKEKLYECITTDPNPFHDDPQMYKFWSKNGVTSVEHHKFWRAPNELFWLCGRMAYVMLPKDWTGSCTLGIIKPSFFLLPRDGSQHLGIPLYDELKRKRRDLIGGSQKWGEEEWPPERIIETYGPATWAQDGSWGYRTPIYMLNRIIRLQAVLEIITNETAMVLDLISTQNRQMRTAIYQNRLALDYLLAEEGGVCGKFNSSECCIEIDDYGDLIKNITTRIRKLAHVPVQRWSPLIKLNWWDNLLGGEWWKKVLLIVGGALISLILLPCLIPCLIRLITNIVQNSLESLSREKIEKIMIIQENKLGKNSETAKKTYEKYQKLRKIYQVYDAPV from the coding sequence ATGAAGAATAAGATGAGAATCCAAAGGTCATCACCTGTGCAAGATAAAAGGAATGACGAAGAAGTATGGAATTTAAAATCTGAGGTAATCGGGGAGGAATGTCTGTGGAGGAAGGGATCTTCTAAGTTCATTTCATATGTGGGTGAGTTATCCTGTAAGCGATATCTAGTTACCAACGATACCCACCAATGGTGGATTCCTGGGGCTCCTCACCTCTATTGgtccagaaaacaaaaacagggaTGTTCTTatattcaaaaggaaaagttaTATGAATGTATTACCACAGATCCCAACCCTTTCCATGATGATCCCCAAATGTACAAGTTTTGGAGTAAAAATGGGGTCACTTCTGTAGAACATCATAAATTCTGGAGAGCCCCAAATGAGTTATTTTGGCTTTGTGGTAGAATGGCATATGTAATGTTGCCTAAAGATTGGACAGGAAGTTGTACACTAGGTATTATAaaaccttctttctttttactgcCCAGAGACGGAAGTCAACATCTAGGAATTCCCTTATATGATGAATTAAAACGTAAAAGAAGAGACTTAATTGGTGGATCTCaaaagtggggggaagaagAGTGGCCTCCAGAAAGAATAATCGAGACATATGGCCCTGCCACCTGGGCCCAAGATGGGTCGTGGGGGTACCGAACTCCCATTTATATGTTAAATAGAATTATTAGATTACAGGCAGTGTTGGAAATCATAACCAATGAAACGGCCATGGTCTTAGATCTGATCTCTACCCAAAACCGCCAAATGAGGACGGCTATCTACCAAAATCGATTAGCATTAGATTATTTATTGGCAGAAGAAGGTGGGGTCTGTGGTAAATTTAATTCATCAGAGTGTTGTATTGAAATTGATGATTATGGAGATCTTATCAAAAATATTACAACCAGGATTAGGAAATTGGCACATGTCCCAGTCCAGAGATGGAGCCCtctaataaaattaaattggtGGGATAACCTCTTAGGGGGAGAATGGTGGAAGAAGGTTTTATTGATTGTAGGAGGTGCCTTAATAAGTCTTATTCTACTTCCTTGTTTAATACCTTGTTTAATTCGGTTGATAACTAACATTGTGCAGAATTCCCTAGAAAGCTTAAGCAGAGAGAAGATCGAGAAGATCATGATcatacaagaaaataaactgggAAAGAACTCTGAAACTGCTAAGAAGACCTATGAAAAGTaccagaaattaagaaaaatttaccAAGTTTATGATGCTCCTGTTTAA